From Dendropsophus ebraccatus isolate aDenEbr1 chromosome 10, aDenEbr1.pat, whole genome shotgun sequence:
GGGAAAACAGTGGAATAGCACAACCAACTTTGCTCCATCACTGATGTTTTCTGAGGAACACAACTAGTCAGGAGAGCAGTCATCTCTGCATAGTATCTGTATGGCCAGTCACTTCCAGCAAGTAGGGATATGCTGCAGCGCTCTAGACATTGCAGGTAAGTATTAAGTTTTGTGATGTGTCACCTTGTTTGGCAAGTTCATCTGCTGCCGCCAGGGCCTCATGTAAAGTGACACCAGCACCGATAACCGTGACCCTGTCTGCATCACTTTGACGTACgatctgtatagagaggacaaAAAGTATTATAGCTTCCAAACAAGGCAGTGACTATGGAAGACAACACAAGGACTCTGGATTTTACCTTGGCTTGACCAATTTCAAACTTTTCTTCTGGAGAGTAGATTATGGCAGTGTCAGGGCGGCTGGTACGAATGAAACAGATACCCTGCAATGTAGATGGACAAGGGTTTACACCATGTAATGGACAGTAACAGATTACTATAGAATACATGACACATAGTAGGTGAGGCTGATAACACTTACTGGAGTATTAGCGGCTAGAGTCACTGCATATTCCGTGGAAACACCATCACTGGGGTAGAAGATTGTACAGGATGGAATGGCACGGAACATGGCAATATCTTCCAAAGCCATCTGAGAGGGACCGTCCTCACCTAGAAGACATACGAAGGTGAAATACAAGTCACTGATCATGCCATGCGAGGAAACACTCCAGGACAGACATTCATGGAACATGAGAATGCAGCCCTACTCCAATACATTTCAATTGTTAGTAATAAACTAACATTTTTACAAGTAAAGTGTTTGTGCACACTATGGATTCCGAGCGGAGAACTTCTAGCGAGGGCATGTGGCAGAATCTGCTTGACGTTCCACTCATCTTATAGTCTCCAttatatgctcaggcagattccattTTGGGTGGACAGCGGGATCTGCCTGAGCAGAGAATGGAGCCTAAGGGACGGATGGAACTTCTAGCGAGGGTCTGCGCCAGAACccccagtgtgcacatacctaaaGACTATAAAATAGTCTGGTATGGTATAAATCTAATGTTCAGAAAGGTTACAGTGAGCTGCAGCAGTACAAGAGGTGGATAGAAGCAGTACTCACCGATAGAAACTCCACAGTGGGAGCCACAGAGGTTGACATTGGACTGAGAAATGGCCCCCATGCGAATGTGATCATAAGCCCTACTAAGGAAAGCAGCAAAAGTGCTGGCAAAAGCCACTGTGCGGTTGCGGGTAGCACAGCCCATAGCTACACTGACCTGAAaaaggtaaagggggggggggggggggagagaaacacaaGCTGAATACAGGAATAAAATATACAGCTATATAGCTCTTGGGATACTGGCTCTCATTGAGGCAGTGATCATGAGCATTTATAAGGATGCCtttaaacagattttttaagtcaaagccaggaaggCATTTgagaaggagaaatctcagtcattcctttatgacctgttctgtatatagtctgttccggactttgctttaaaaatctgtcagataaacctctctGTAAAggcagcctaagggtccatttacacagaaagattatctgccaaagaattgaagccaaagccaggaatagacgaaaaggagaaatctcaggctttcctttatgacctggttgttcctggctttggcttcaaatctttctgtgtaaatggacccttagtctctCCCATGAGTCTCTTCCCTCTGGCATATATAAGTCTCCATACACCCGATAGATCTCCTCAATCACAGAACCAGTTGCTTAGAGTCAGACCACAACAAAGGGTCGAGAATCCCCAAGTACAGCCAGTTTCCTTTTGAAGGAATTtgggccttagggtccatttacacagaaagattctgacagattatctgccaaagatttgaagccaaatccaggaatggatttgaaaagaggaaaaatctcagcctttcctttattacttgatttctgcttatagtctgtttttggctttggcttcaaatctttggcagataatctgtcagataatcgttctgtgtaaatggacccttagacaatACACTTGGACTTATGGGTCATACATCGATTTACAGAGTGGCAACCCATAGGTGGAAGTGGAgagttaaagggggttatccagcgctacaaaaacatggccacttttccccctactgttgtctccagttcaggtgcagtttgcaattaagctccatttacttcaatggaactgagtttcaaaaccccacccaatatggagacaacagtagggggaagtggccatgtttttgtagcgctgataacccctttaatctccaaaGCATGTGTTGATGTTCACATACCATATCTATGTTGGCCCTGGGCAATTCTCATATCTGACACTTTCTCCTCAGTTTGTAATTCAAGTATCCCACACTTTAATGCAGTGTTTTCCcacttgttgcaaaactacagctccccatcatgccctgacagccatgctgggagttgtagctcatGATCAGGTTGTCCCCATATTGTGCCGTTTAAGCAAaaattttctaatcttggataaaaCATCGGTCAGGGTGACCTACCATGTTCTGTTCGGCAATGAAGCACTCAATAAAGCGGTCGGGATGCTCATTCTTGAAGATCTCGGAGAAAGTGGAGTTCTTGGTGTCACCATCAAGGGCGACAACTCTGCTGTTGGCGTGGCCGAGTTTGGCAAGAGCCAGGCCATATGCTTTACGTGTCGCAATCTGCAATAAATGGTATTTAAAAATTGACAAGACATTCGATAGATGACTGGTACAGATTAATCTGTGTTCACAATAATTGCCGATTCTCTTACCTTATCACCCACTTTGTAGCTTGGTGGGGTCGGCATCTTAATATCAGCAATGCTGACCTCTGGGGCGTCCCTTACTGGGGCTGCAGGGGTCAGGGTCTTGTTGGTCTGGATCTGGCCCTGGATCTCACTAATGATCGACTCCACCTTGTCCTTTGGCATCGGCTTTCCATGCCAGTTATCTTGATTTTCAACACCTAGAAAACACAAAATTATATAAAAGTTAGGCTTTATCTAGCCGGTAACGCTTCTTCCAGATCCTTACAGGGACTTAATGTCTCAAAGAGACTGCAAGTAGGTTTTATGCTTCTGAATTGCAAGGACCCtcctagtcctctccattatctgCATGTGCTCAGAAgttgtcctcaatattcatgagcaccagctccctctgcacCTGCCccaagccactgattggcagggaTCTGCCCAGAGTTTTTGCGCACATCTGTGTCTATACACATTGCATAGGCACAGCTATTAAACAGCAGCCAAAAAGGGCAGAGGGAGCGGCGCGGCATGAAGTCCATTTTCtacatatcaggagaacggctaaaAAACCAAGTAATAAtttgttctgttcagcatttgtaACTCGTTTAtgatgccctcatttaaggtagaataaacctagtgacaaattTCCTTTAAAACCACCAAACTGGTGTATAAAGTTTTATAAACCATGCAAGGCCCCATGGGAAGTTTATGCAAAGTAGCTTTCATAGAAAGAAAAGTGTTTGCTCCTCACCGCCTCCTACAGGAGCCGCCGCTTCTTACCAGTAATGCCTTTTCCTTTGTAGGTTTTCGCAATGATGGCAGTAGGTTTATCCTTCACGTTGGCAGCCTGCCATAGGGCACAGCACAGCTCCTCCACATCATGGCCATCTACAATATAGGTGTTCCACCTGCAGATGTATCAGACAACCGTTACTACAGAAGGGCAGACTATGATACAGTATTGTGATGGTGTACAGGAAGGGGGTTGGTTACCCGAAGGcttcacatctcttcctgtagatGTCCGTCTGATGCTGGAGAGGAGCCGCCTCGCTCTGCCCCAGGCGATTGACATCAAATATGGCCACCAGGTTATCCAGCTTGTAATGAGACGCGAAGGCCATGGCTTCCCACACAGCACCTTCTGAGGACTCTCCGTCACCCAGCAGACAGTACACCCGGTAACTGAGGAAGTAACAACAGTAAGGAGAGATCGGGCTGGGATTTCCTTTGGCCAACATGTCCTCCTTCACATAATTCTTACCTGGCTTTGTCAAAGTACTTCCCAGTGTAAGCCATGCCGCAGGACGCCCCCAGGCCTTGTCCCAGTGAGCCGGTGGCCACATCCACAAAAGGCAGTTTCTGGTGAGAAGCAAGAAGTCATTTACATGGAAAACCAGATGTAGGTTCTAGACAAGCCACTGGGTGGGTATACATGACATTTAAAGGGTATCACTACTGTGCCATCCCCAGACCACAACAGATACCAGAAGATTTCGTTGTCACAAATATGTCCCATGCGAGTTCCATATACGGAACTCACCCAGCTCAGGAAATGGCAACCCGACCCTCCGGCATCAGCTGTAATCTGCTAATATCATGCAACTGGCACAAAAGCTTCTGTGACCAATTCATTCCATTTCTCTGAACAGGATAGCCTTAGCGGGATGTGCATGGAGTTCTGCACTCCCCTCTATAGcgataagactagagatgagcgaacctggagcacgctcgagtccatccgaaccccaactttcgacatttgattagtggtggctgctgaagttggagaaGTTTTTGTcagagtttttatttttccacctacagggctggtcaggtatcattttttgtgttataatctctagttttttttttatcacatttgtGCAAATGAGAATTTTAAATGGCCATTAATTTTCTTCTGATTGACAATGTGACAAAATCCTTAACTTTTTTTTCGTTCACGCTGTTCAGTGTGGGAATACTGTACTAGATTGAACAATCATGCATGATACGCCGTACTAGGTTTACCTTTAAGAGTTTTATTTTGAAAATGGCTTAAACTTATTGGTGGAGGGGCTAtgtcaggtttaaaaaaaaacttttttgtgactcttgtctccagtacagCTGTGGTTTGCGAATTAAGCTTAAATTCACTAAAATGGAGTCAGAACTCCCAACAATATACGTATCCCCCAACCATCAGCTGACTGGTCTCCTAGGGTTATCAAGCTGAAACAGCGGCTATAATGCTGAGGTTCTAATTCTGCTATTAACATTTCACACTTAAAGCCCAGATGAAAGCTGTGAAGCTTAACGTCTATGTAGGTGGATGAAGACACAATAtacaacatgggggagatttatcaaacatggtgtaaagcgaaactcactccgttcccctagcaaccaatcagattccacttttcattcctcacagattctttggaaactgaaaggtggaatctgattggttcactttacaccatgtttgataagtctcgagaaactacaaatcccagcatgccctggctgcCAGCATGCAAATGATAACAGCTCAGTGTTACGTGGCTGCATGATACGTAATGCAGCCAATGCCGGAATAGGATGGGACTACAGGCCACAGATATGGATGGGGAGTTTTCCAGCATTCCCCAGAGTATTTCTTCTGACTGGGAGACTCACAGGACTTAGTTTACCCTATGGACATCAATGGAGTTTATTCTAGTCATTCATAGAGCAGTATATATGCCTGCGGGTACACACCGGTGTAGGATGGCCTTCGAGGTcactgtcaatcttcctcaggTTGAGCAGCTCAGATTCCTTGATGTAACCGGCTTCTGCCCACGCGGCATACAAGATGGGCGCAGCATGACCCTGTTATAAGAAACATGAGGATTATATTCACCAATATTATCTATTAGAGCATGGAGGTTCCAGCATCCTCTAAATTGTTTATACAGGCACTACAGCGCTGTCCCATACAGGTAGGGCcaggctgcagtaccaggcacatcCATGCTTGTGTGTACAGGGCCCAATGCACCAGAGCCCCTTCACTCTTTTtggctaggggtcccggccaagTAATTTAGTCACTTATGTAGAATACAACCAACCCTACGGCAAGATGGATAACAGGGTCATTGCTAAAGATGCCAGGATAAGGAATGACTAGTTGATGAGCGAGGAACTTCCACCAGTCATAAGGACGGTCCCAGTAAATAAAAGGAGACGCAGCATGTAACCTCATCCAACCCTCTATTCACCGTCTATGGGACTTCAGACCACGGCCAAGAGACGATCTCTGCTGAATATTGCatatgaagtgaatggagcggtgCCTGAGCATTGGTGCTGCCATTGCATCCACTCAGGGGGCAAATGAC
This genomic window contains:
- the TKTL1 gene encoding transketolase-like protein 1, which translates into the protein MDTYQKPEDKELQALRDGANRLRIHSIRATCASNSGHPTSCCSAAEILSVLFFNTMKYDAADPGNCNNDRFVLSKGHAAPILYAAWAEAGYIKESELLNLRKIDSDLEGHPTPKLPFVDVATGSLGQGLGASCGMAYTGKYFDKASYRVYCLLGDGESSEGAVWEAMAFASHYKLDNLVAIFDVNRLGQSEAAPLQHQTDIYRKRCEAFGWNTYIVDGHDVEELCCALWQAANVKDKPTAIIAKTYKGKGITGVENQDNWHGKPMPKDKVESIISEIQGQIQTNKTLTPAAPVRDAPEVSIADIKMPTPPSYKVGDKIATRKAYGLALAKLGHANSRVVALDGDTKNSTFSEIFKNEHPDRFIECFIAEQNMVSVAMGCATRNRTVAFASTFAAFLSRAYDHIRMGAISQSNVNLCGSHCGVSIGEDGPSQMALEDIAMFRAIPSCTIFYPSDGVSTEYAVTLAANTPGICFIRTSRPDTAIIYSPEEKFEIGQAKIVRQSDADRVTVIGAGVTLHEALAAADELAKQGINIRVIDPFTIKPLDAATIISSGRATGGHIITVEDHYKEGGIGDAVAAAVAGEPGFIVQSLAVKGVPRSGKPTELLETFGISAKSIVEAVKSTFAN